One Ficedula albicollis isolate OC2 unplaced genomic scaffold, FicAlb1.5 N00319, whole genome shotgun sequence genomic window, gggggggggggggggggggggggggggggggggggggggggggggggggggggggggggggggggggggggggggggggggggggggggggggggggggggggggggggggggggggggggggggggggggggggggggggggggggggggggggggggggggggggggggggggggggggggggggggggggggggggggggggggggggggggggggggggggggggggggggggggggggggggggggggggggggggggggggggggggggggggggggggggggggggggggggggggggggggggggggggggggggggggggggggggggggggggggggggggggggggggggggggggggggggggggggggggggggggggggggggggggggggggggggggggggggggggggggggggggggggggggggggggggggggggggggggggggggggggggggggggggggggggggggggggggggggggggggggggggggggggggggggggggggggggggggggggggggggggggggggggggggggggggggggggggggggggggggggggggggggggggggggggggggggggggggggggggggggggggggggggggggggggggggggggggggggggggggggggggggggggggggggggggggggggggggggggggggggggggggggggggggggggggggggggggggggggggggggggggggggggggggggggggggggggggggggggggggggggggggggggggggggggggggggggggggggggggggggggggggggggggggggggggggggggggggggggggggggggggggggggggggggggggggggggggggggggggggggggggggggggggggggggggggggggggggtggggggggggggacggtggttttttgttgtttctttttttcccctctaatcTGTCCTGTGGAATGAGAAACCATTGGAGCCGCGTTTTCCAAAGGCCGGGAGTCCAAGGTTAAAGATAAATCCTCGCTGGGAATGAGATTTGACTGGTGGGAACAGGGGggtggaggctgcagggatgggaaaaatccctcctggaaaaaaatctcgGCCTCTGGAGCGGCTTTGGGGCCATCCCGGGCTGGAATTGTGGGAATTAGGGACAGGGAAAGGTGATTCGGGGATGGGGTTTGTTTGGGAAAAGGCGTGGGCGGAAGCAGAAGGGatcatggaattatttaagGTGGAAAACCCTCTGGAATCAGTGAATTCCCAGCACGGCCAAGGCTGCCACAGATCCATGTCCCAAATCCGCAGGGATTTGAAATCCTGCCAGGAAtccctcagctgtgccaggaaaaaaaaaattaaaaaattataaaataaaattaaaaaaaaaaaaagggaaggggggggggggggggggggggggggtaaaaaattataaaataaaaataaaaaaaaaaaaaaaagggaagagctctttccaggcaggaattgtTTCCACGTCCTTTCCCACCAGGCAGAATTCCAGCCTTGAGCATTCCGTGGGGTTCCCATGGATCCTTGGAGTTGTCAGGGgtagatgggattttgggaaggaattcttccctgggattttgggaaggaattcttccctgggattttgggaaggattttttccctgggattttgggaaggaatttttccctgggagggtggggaagggctgggctggaattcccagagaattcctgtgcctgctccatccctgggagtgtccaaggaaAGGTTGGAGCATCCTGGGAATCCTGGGAGGTTGGAATAGGTGGGATTTAAGCACCTATCCCAGATTTTGATGATTCCCTGATCCCATGGTGTCGTGGCACTTCCCAGGTTTCCAAAAATTCCCTGGATCATGGGGATttgttcccattccctgctccacgAAACAGATCCAGGTTTGGGAATGGTTTATTAACCCCTGCCAGGAATCCCAGGCTCAAATCCAGGAAAATCCCGGCCGTTCCCACGTTTAGATCCATCCCAGTGGGATTTGTGGCCGGAAtatccccagggatgggaggcCGAGCTCACGGGCCAGATTCAGATCCCAAATATTCCTCCAGCAGAATTCCCAGCTCCGAGTTCTGCCGCTGCAGCGTGGTGGCCTCGGAAAACAGCTCGGATCTCCGTGTCAGCACTTTGCTGGGGAAGGAACACCGGGATAACGTGGGATTGTCCCAAATCCCGCCCTGTCCCCCCCTCCAGGAACTCACTGATATTCCATGAGCGCGGCTCCAAGCGCATCCCAAAGTTTGAGCGTCCGCTCGGGAATGATGCGGGTCATGGATTCCCAGTACTCCGCGTCCCTGGAGCTGTCCCGGACCTCCCGAATCTCCCTGGGGATTTCTTCGTccctggagaggggaaaacagaactttgggatggaggagaaatccttgggatggaggagaaatCTTTGGGAATAGGGAATGGATCcttgggatggaggagaaatccttgggatggaggagaaatCTTTGGGAATAGGGAATGGATCcttgggatggaggagaaatccttgggatggaggagaaatCTTTGGGAATAGGGAACAAATCcttgggatggaggagaaatCTTgggaatagagaaaaaaattttgggatggaggagaaatCCTGGGATAGAGATCAGAACCTTGGGATGGAAGAGAAACACTTGGGATGGAGATCAAATCTATGGGGTGGAGGAGAAACCTCGGGATGGAGGAGAAATCCTTgggaatagggaaaaaaaattgggatggAGGAAAAGCcttgggatggaggagaaacCCTTGGGGAcggagaaaaaaatccttgggATGGAGATCAGAACttttgggatggaggagaaacCCTTAGGAATAGAGAACAAATCcttgggatggaggagaaatCTTgggaatagagaaaaaaattttgggatggaggagaaatCCTGGGATAGAGATCAGAACCTTGGGATGGAAGAGAAACACTTGGGATGGAGATCAAATCTATGGGGTGGAGGAGAAACCTCGGGATGGAGGAGAAATCCTTgggaatagggaaaaaaaattgggatggAGGAAAAGCcttgggatggaggagaaacCCTTggggatggagaaaaaaatccttgggATGGAGATCAAAACCTTGGGATAGAGATCAGAACGTTGGGATGGAAGAGAAACATTTGGGAATGGAGAACAAATCcttgggatggaggagaaatCCTTGggaatagagaaaaaattttTGGGATGGAGATTGGAActttgggatggaggagaaacACTTGGGAATGGGGAACAAATCCTTGGGATGGAGATTGAAaccttagagaaaaaaaattggaatggAGATCAAAACCTTGGGATAGAGATCAGAACGTTGGGATGGAAGAGAAACATTTGGGAATGGAGAACAAATCcttgggatggaggagaaaccttgggatggaggagaaacACTTGGGAATGGGGAACAAATCCTTGGGATGGAGATTGAAACCTTGGGATGTTGAACAAATTTTGGGATGGAGAGCAAACTTTTGGCATGGAGGAAAGAAACTCTTGGAATTGACAACAAATCTTTGGGATGGAGAAGAAATCTTTGGGACGGAGAAGAAACTCTTGGAATGAAGAACAAATCCCTGGAAAGGTGAAAAAACTCTTGGAATGATCAACAAATCTTTGGGATGGTGAACAAATCTTGGGGTTAGAGGAAAAAACCTTGGGATAGAGAACAAATCcttgggatggaggagaaagTTTTGGGATGGAGAGGAAACTCTTGGAATGGACAACAAATTCTGGGAATGGCTAACAAATCTTCAGGATGGAGAAGAACCCTTGGGATGGAGAATAAATCCTTGGGAATAGAGAACAAATCCTTGGGAAGGAAAACGAATCCTTGGGATAGAGAAGAAACTCTCggaatgaagaagaaattcctGGGATACAGAATGAGTCCTTGGGAGGAGAACAATTCCTTGGGAATGGATAAAAAACACTTGGAATGGACAACAGATTTCTGGGATGAGCAACAAATCTTTGGGAcgaagaaaaaaatctttgggaTGAGCAACAAATCTTTAggacagagaaaatgttttggggATGGAGATAAAACCTTGGGATGGAGAACAAATCTTTGGGAAGGAGAACAAATCTTTGGGATAGAGAAAGAAACCTCGGGATGGAGAACAGATCATTGGGATGGAGACAAAAATCTTTGGGATGGAGAGCAAATCTTTGGGATGGAGAAGAAACTCTTGGAACGAAGAACAAATTCCTGGGATGGAGAACAGGCCTTTGGGATGGAGAACAAATCCTTGGGAATAGAAAACAAATCCTTGGGATGGAGAACAAATCTTTGGGATGGAGAAGAAACTCTTGGAATAGACAACAAATTTCTGGGATGGAGAACAAATCTTTGGGAATAGAAAACAAACCCTTGGGAAGGAGAGCAAAATCTTTGGGAATAGAGAACAAATCTTCGGGATGGAGAACAAACTCCggctttccctcccttccctgtcctggATCCTCTCCTGCCTGGTTATTCCCAGCCTTGGGAATCTCCTGACCCCTCTGCAGTGGAGCAGGGAATGTTGGGAAGCTCCTTCTCCGAGCAGGAccatccaggaattcccaggacATTCCCTGGATCCCAGTTTGGCTCCGTCCCCATTCCCACCTCAGCTTGGGAAAATCCTTTaggaattcctgcaggattttcaGGACGTTGTCCACTTCAATGGAGCGCGGGGGGATGGAGCTCTGGAGGGATTGGAGCTCGTCCCTCTGGAACTGGGATCTGCCATTCCCTCCGTCCTGAGCCGGATCCGTGGGATTTTCTCCTCCCGGCTCAACCTGGAGGGAGAAAAGCGGGATACGGAATTTTCCAATCCTCCTTCCCGGGAACTCTTGGGATTCCTACATTCCTCAGATCTCCCAcctggctgctggtggctcCCTGGTATCctaagaacaggaaaaaatccaggagTTTCCTCAGGTCATCCTCGTCCTCGACCCGGAGGgtctggaaaagcaggaattccgtcagtgctggggtgggaaaTCCCTCTGGAAACGCGGGGTGAGGAAGGAACATTGGGAAGGGGTTGGTGTGGGATATCAACCACGGATGGGAAAAtctgggagcaggctggaggagtcctggaggtgctggtcttgggaatctgggaatcatggaatgttctggatgggaagggacctcaaagctcatcccattccatgggcagggacatgaTCCCAAACCTTGCAtgctcccagggatccagggatttGGGCAGGGACGTGATCCCAAACTTTGCAtgctcccagggatccagggattctctgggaattccagtccagccaggaattccttcccaaatcccatttccccctttccccgGGAAttccctccattcccagctctcccagcctcagattggatccatccccatcccaactCCTCTCTGGGAGGGAATTTTGGGCTCCAGGGGCTTCACTGGGAATTTGGGACTCCAGGAAGggtctcccttcccttttccatcccggggggggggggggggggggggggggggggggggggggggggggggggggggggggggggggggggggggggggggggggggggggggggggggggggggggggggggggggggggggggggggggggggggggggggggggggggggggggggggggggggggggggggggggggggggggggggggggggggggggggggggggggggggggggggggggggggggggggggggggcatcccatcccatcccatcccatcccatcccatcccatcccatcccatcccatcccatcccatcccatcccatcccatcccatcccatcccatcccatcccatcccatcccatcccatcccatcccatcccatcccatcccatcccatcccatcccatcccatcccatcccatcccatcccatcccatcccatcccatcccatcccatcccatcccatcccatcccatcccatcccatcccatcccatcccatcccatcccatcccatcccatcccatcccatcccatcccatcccatcccatcccatcccatcccatcccatcccatcccatcccatcccatcccatcccatcccatcccatcccatcccatcccatcccatcccatcccatcccatcccatcccatcccatccctgtatcccatcccatcccatccctgtatcccatcccaatcccactatcccaggctgaTCCAAACCCACTATTGGACACTGCCAGCGATCCAgagattctctgggaattccagcccagccaggaattccttcccaagatcccagcccaagctcccctttcccagtgggaagcCACTCCCTGGCTTCTGTTTTCCCAAATCCcggctctcctggagcccctttaggaTCCAAGGATTCCCTGGACCCTTCCCTGATCCAGctgcacattcccagctccacGTTCCCCCTGGTGCTGAGCATTCCAAGCCCAATCCCTGGAGATCCAACCCCAGCTCACCTCCAGGATGGACCGGAGCTGCCCCACCGTGTCCCTGGGTCCCACCACCTGCCGCAGGGTCCTCAGCAGTTTGTTTTCCaccaggaattccttgggaaGAGCGGGCAGGGCCACCGTGAGCTTTCCCACCCCCACGTTCCCCCTGGTGCTGAGCATTCCAAGCCCAATCCCTGGAGATCCAACCCCAGCTCACCTCCAGGATGGACCGGAGCTGCCCCACCGTGTCCCTGGGTCCCACCACCTGCCGCAGGGTCCTCAGCAGTTTGTTTTCCaccaggaattccttgggaaGAGCGGGCAGGGCCACCGTGAGCGTTTCCACCCCTCATTCCAAAGggatccacacacacacacacaaaaaaaaaatttcccaaaaaaataCTGGGTGGGATCCCGAGCTCCAGCAGCGCTCACCGACTCCTCggtcaggagctgcaggataTCCAGGAGGGTTTCCCTGGAGACGTCTCGCCGGGTTGTGGCTCtttccctcagcctctcctgcttttccttccttccttctccccgTCCCGATCCTTTCTTCTTactgctcctccctccctgatCCCCTTTTCCAGACGTGATCCCTGAAATTAAGAGAGAGGGAAGCGGGAGCAGAAAACCTTTGGGTCGTTGGAGTCGCCGGAAATCCGTGGAAAACAACGTTCTTGGGATTAGAGCCGCTTCTTGGGACTGGGAAAaccgggggaaaaaaatgggaaaaccgggaaaaaaactgggaaaaccGGGGgaaaaaacactgggaaaatcCCTTGGAATGAGCCAGCTCAAGGCTGGTGACTCATGGAAGATCCCAAGGattggagggagaggggagccTTTGCCAGAAGGAAAATTCCGAGGAATTTCAGGATCCCACCTTCCAGCAGCGCCATGACCACCTCCATCGCCTCCTTCTTTTCCCGGCAGTCTCCCAAGGGCCCCACGTTCTCCATGAACCAGAAGTGGGGCTCTTCCCACggcattcccagctgctgcacgTGGATGATCCGGTCGGCGTCCAGCGTTTTCCGGATCAGCGCTTTGGCCTCTTCCTCGTTCACCATCCAAACCTGCCGGAATTTCTCGGCGCTGCTGCGCGCCAGATCCCTGCGGGAAACGATCCTGAAAGGATCAGATCCCGCTGCCGCTCCTCTGGAGGCTCCAAGGGGCCGGAATTCCAAGAGTTTCCCACCTCATGCGGCTCTGAGTCTCCTGGAATTGCTCCGTGATCCGCTCCAGCTCCGATTCCAggctctgcttctcctcctggAATTTCTTCTCCTGGTTGGCCATTTTGGCCCTCAGGACGCTGAGGGACGTCTGGAGCCTGGGAAGGGACAAAGAGCCTGGGTTTGGGAATTCCCCAGACGTGGGAAAAGCTTTTGGGAACGGGAGGAGATTCCCGGGATGGGTTTTTACCggttgattttccttttctgcagggaGCGGAGCGTGGAATTTTCCACGTCCAGCTGCCGGAGCACGTCCAGGTTGTACTCCAGCTTCACCTGGTTCAGGTGGTAAAGCCCCTTCATCTGCTGGAGTTTCTTCTCCAGGTACTGGAATgccacagggggaaaaaaaggaaaatcacaaaGGCAAACCTGGAATTTAGGGAAAGCCCAAAGGAAATTCCCAGAAGGGTTTGGattgctcaggaaaaaaaaaaaacaacaacaacaaaaaaaagctggaattaAATCCCAGCAGGGCCAAGGgggttttccccttttcccttcccagaggATTGAGGAAAATCAAGATCCAGGGGttaattcccaaaatcccaccacaGACAACTCCTAAACAACCATTAGGGAAGCCCTTCCCaattccaggatttcccagCTGGCAATTCCCACCCTAAATCCCAGTTCCAGCTTCAATTTTTGCTaccaagaatttttttttccccacaagcAGTGGGCACAGAGAATTCTTGCTCCTCCTCAGGGAATTCTGTGCTTGCTGGGATTAATACAGGGATATTTTACTGtttggggaagaaaatattCCTAATATCCCATAGAAAACTTTCCCTGGAAGAGCCTGAGGGATTTCTCCATGATTATCCCTGTTCCCAAGGCTGCTCCCAAACCAGGATAAAGCCGTGGGATACGGAGAGGGAAAATTATCTCCTGAGTctcccccagccacagctcaaGGTTGTTTTTCcaacattttctctctttccaacGGCCCCACGGCAttccctgggaatgctgagctcCATCCCGAGACAGCTCCGAGGCACATCCCACGCTCCCGGGTTATTGGGAATTGAgggagtggagctgctggagcgaGTCCAGGGAATGTGCAGCTGCaaccagggctgggagagccgggaatgtgcagctggatcagggaaggatccagggaatgCTCGGAGccttttgcagagggaaaggagagctgggatttgggaaagggctggaggggcaggagccagggaatggcttccactgggaaaggggagcttgagaaggaattcctggctgggctggaattcccagagaatccctggatccctgttTCCCTCAACTCTTGGGATTTTCCCGGTgcttccctgtccctctgcatcCACACAGCTccaaaacattcccaggaaaagggagagggacaCAACAGGAGCACAGCCGGCACTTCCTGGCCCCTCCTGGAATGGGGGAAGATCCCTGGGGAAGCTCCCACGGGAGTTCATGGAATACCCATGGAATATCCAACCATTCCCATCCTCTGGAGCTCTTTTGGCCACTTCCCCAAAACCCTTTTGGGACAGGATTGGTGTCACCCCTGTCCCGCAGCCTGCGCGGGGGTGGGAGGagctctggagagctgctgcctttggaatTCTCTGCTTGGAATTCCCCGGGATCCGGCGGGACTCCAGAATTCCCTGGGGGTGGTGTCAGGGCTGCTTTGAGGTGCCAGGACACGTGTGAGGGACAATTGTCCCTCGTCTCgggtgacagcagctggcaaAACCTGTCCCGGGGCCACGCGGGCGGGAAAACATTCCCGGCTCCAGATGGTGCCAGGATCCAGCTGGGAGCCGCAGGAGTCCCGGGCTGATCCCAAAatctgggcagcaggaaaagggggaattcGGTCCCTGTGCCCCGCTGCAGATCCGGGAAATCAGGACACGGAGATGGAGAGGAGATCccggagctgctgccaggctgggagagccgggaatgtgcagctggatcagggaaggatccagggaatgCTCGGAGccttttgcagagggaaaggagagctgggatttgggaaagggctggaggggcaggagccagggaatggcttccactgggaaaggggagcttgggctgggatcctgggaaggaattcctggctggaattcccagagaatccctggcagtgtccatACAAAGGCTGCAGCGCCCTGGGATCGTGCGAGGTGTCGggattggaatgggatgggagtTGAGGTCCCATCCCAGCCAAGCCATCCCATGATTCCCAGTGGTGATTCCATGATCCGGGGCCGTTCCCGGTACCTGCAcgtcctgctccagctgcaatCTCAAGCTGTCGTAGTTTTCCAcgctctcctcctgcagctccatcagcagctTCTCAAACTCCAGCGCCTTGTCCATCTTATCCCGCAGGAACTGCAGCTGAGGGAACACGGAGAACATCATTCCACGTGATCCCACTCCATCCAACCTCATCCAAAATCACCCAGCCCCCACCAACCCCATCCAAACTCATCCCACTGAATCCAACCCCATCCAAcctcatcccaccccatcccactccatcccaACTCATCCCAACTCAACTCATCCCAACTCATCCATCCTCATCCCATGTCATCCCATGTCACCCAACCCCATCCAACCCCATCCAAACTCATCTCACTGAATCCAACCCCATCCAACCCCATCCAACCTCATCCCACTCCATCCCAACTCATCCATCCTCATCCCGTGTCATCCCACGTCATCCAACCCCACCCAACTCCTTCCAACCCCATCCAACCTCATCCAACCTCATCCCAACTCATCCAACCCCATCCCGACTTATCCAACCTCATCCCACTCCATCCCAACTCATCCATCCTCATCCCATGTCATCCCACgtcatcccatcccatccaaaCCCACCCCCCATCCAAACTCATCCCACTGAATCCAACCCCATCCAACCTCATCCCACCTCATTCCACTCCATCCCAACTCATCCCAACTCATCCCAACTCATCCCAACTCATCCCATGTCATCCAACCCCATCCAACTCCATCCAACCCCACCCAACTCCTTCCAGCCCCATTCAACCTCATCcgatcccttccaaccccatCCAACCTCATCCCAACTCATCCAACACCACATTCAACCCCATCCAACCCCATCCAACCCcatccaatcccatcccaaccccatcCAACCCCATCCAACCCTATCcaatcccttccaacctcatccaaacccatcccaactCATCCCACTTCATCGCAACTCATCCATCCTCATTCCACGTCATCCCActtcatcccatcccatcacaTCCAAATTCATCCAACCCCATCCCAACCCCCTCCAACCTCATCCActtcatcccatcccatcccatccaaaTTCATCCAACCCCATCCCAACCCCCTCCAACCTCATCCCACTCAATCCATCTAAATCCAACCCCATCCAACcccatccagccccatccaaccccaTCCAAACTCATCCATCCTAATCTCAGCTCATCCAACCTCATCCCAACCCCATCCCAACCTCATCCAACCTCATCCTACTCCATCTATCCCAATCCCAGGCTGttcccaccccaatcccaaaaaaatccagcactgggatgggctgagggagctggaaaaagggctcagcctggagaaaaggaattccctctggaattccctctggaattcccagaaaagTTGAAGCCAGGTGGGATGAGGCTCCACTCCCACAGGATAAGAGAGAAACTTCCAGTGGGAATTTTGTTGGTTATTGGGAAcaattcccacctggaaaatgtttcccagccctggaagatctgcccagggcagggtggagcCCCCATTCCCGGTGGGATTTAAATCCACGTGGATTTGTCTTTTGGGGATGCCGACCCGTGCTGGGAATGGCTGAACTGGGCCATTCCAGAGGGATTTCCCACCCTCAGCCATTCCCACCGTCCCAAATCTCCCAAAATTCACCTCCTGCTCGTTGTGGGCCTGGATGGCCTCGTTCCACCTTTTCCGGTTGCTCGCCAGCATTTCCCGCCGCTCCTCCTCGAACGTTTTCTGCGGGTGAGGCGGGATTTACCGAATTCCCGCACTGGGAACAGCCGGGCACGGACGCTTCCCAAACCTTCTTCCCAAAGtcatccccagcccctcagaTCCCTCGATTCCGGCCTCATCCACCCAGATTTTATTACAGCACCGTGACTCCAAGgttttccttaaattttttcttctcccagacGATACAGAGGAGCaattttcctgcccttttccccgtttttccagcttttttccccctagttttcctggtttttttcccaggttttcctgccttttccccccacacacttttccagctttttcccctccagttTTCCTGCATTCTGCCCcaaatttcctgcctttttcccccagttttcatgctgtttttttctggttttcctgttttttttctcggttttcctgcttttttttcacagttttcctgctgttttcctggttttcctgtttttttcacagttttcctgttttttcccccagttttcctgcttttttccctcctagtttttctatttttcccttggtttcctgttttccacacccccccatttttcctgttttttttcccctgttttcctgcttttccctccaattttcctgctgtttcccccCTAGTTTTCATGGATTTTACCatggttttcctcctttttttcctcctattttcctgctttttttcctggttttcctgttttttccgcagttttcctgctttttttcccctgttttttctgccttttccccccagttttccttgggttttttccccagttttcctgctctttttcatagttttcctgctttttttcacagctttcctgcccctagtttttctatttttcccctggtttcctgttttccacaccccccatttttcctggttttttttcccctgttttcctgcttttctccccaattttcctgctgtttcccccCTAGTTTTCATGGATTTTACCatggttttcctcc contains:
- the DRC1 gene encoding dynein regulatory complex protein 1; its protein translation is MESRLSDSLEALGEEVEKEEEEEEEEDQGMSLRLIEETGKVLAKLLFHGTQLLTNVQVEADLRESRRREKEGEEKRKRLERLEAEAKQGSEKLEEINSKWALAGDLKVPQELWELLEQQRDQCERLLAEKNQLIQELQQELEAKDLQYEQALEQQGQEIRVLLERMEEQTRSMLRTYRHHVRQTEKTFEEERREMLASNRKRWNEAIQAHNEQELQFLRDKMDKALEFEKLLMELQEESVENYDSLRLQLEQDVQYLEKKLQQMKGLYHLNQVKLEYNLDVLRQLDVENSTLRSLQKRKINRLQTSLSVLRAKMANQEKKFQEEKQSLESELERITEQFQETQSRMRDLARSSAEKFRQVWMVNEEEAKALIRKTLDADRIIHVQQLGMPWEEPHFWFMENVGPLGDCREKKEAMEVVMALLEGITSGKGDQGGRSSKKKGSGRGEGRKEKQERLRERATTRRDVSRETLLDILQLLTEESEFLVENKLLRTLRQVVGPRDTVGQLRSILETLRVEDEDDLRKLLDFFLFLGYQGATSSQVEPGGENPTDPAQDGGNGRSQFQRDELQSLQSSIPPRSIEVDNVLKILQEFLKDFPKLRDEEIPREIREVRDSSRDAEYWESMTRIIPERTLKLWDALGAALMEYHKVLTRRSELFSEATTLQRQNSELGILLEEYLGSESGP